One segment of Mus caroli chromosome 6, CAROLI_EIJ_v1.1, whole genome shotgun sequence DNA contains the following:
- the LOC110296511 gene encoding LOW QUALITY PROTEIN: endogenous retrovirus group K member 10 Gag polyprotein-like (The sequence of the model RefSeq protein was modified relative to this genomic sequence to represent the inferred CDS: substituted 1 base at 1 genomic stop codon) produces MDQVVALSFQELFQARGVRLEVQLVRNFLDKIDSCCPWFKEEKXXDCGTWEKVGEALKIAQTDNFTLGLWALINDAIKDATSPGLNCPQAELVVSQEECLSERASSEKDLLNSKFDKCGNSDDELNFNKNHSDRGVAYYFNENWPSCESPASPIVPTSGGATHRDTWLSELEFEIKLQRLTNELQEIKKMSEAEKSNSSVVHQVQLERVVSQACGKGQNMSNMLPFPVVEVVDQQDTRARHYQNLDFKLIKELKAAVVQYGPSATFTQALLDTVVESHLTPLDWKTLSKATLSGGDFLLWDSEWRDASKKTAASNAQAGNSDWDSNMLLGEGPYEXQTNQIDFPIAVYAQIATAACRAWGRLPVKGDIGRSLASIQQGSDEPYQDFVDRLLISASRILGSPDTGSPFVMQLVYENANAICGAVIQPHKEQTDLAVYVRLCTDIGPSCKFSQGTHAXAMFSRKRGNNACFKCGSLDHFRSNCPKNKGAEGRQTGYKQNAANSIEDRNGLAFSYKNP; encoded by the coding sequence ATGGATCAGGTGGTTGCCCTTagttttcaggagttgtttcaggccagaggagtaaggcttgaagtacaattagtaagaaattttttagataagatagatagctgttgcccatggttcaaggaagaaaaaaNNNTAGATTGTGGAACCTGGGAGAAAGTTGGTGAGGCCTTGAAAATCGCTCAGACAGATAATTTTACCCTAGGCCTCTGGGCGCTCATAAATGATGCTATAAAAGATGCAACTTCTCCAGGGCTAAATTGCCCCCAGGCGGAGCTTGTGGTATCTCAGGAGGAGTGCCTATCAGAGAGGGCCTCCTCAGAAAAAGATCTTCTTAACTCAAAATTTGATAAATGTGGAAACTCAGATGATGAActgaattttaacaaaaatcactCAGATAGAGGAGTTGCCTATTACTTTAATGAGAATTGGCCCTCTTGTGAATCTCCAGCTTCACCTATAGTCCCCACTTCGGGAGGTGCTACTCATAGGGACACATGGCTAAGTGAGTTAGAGTTTGAGATTAAGCTTCAGAGGCTGACTAATGAGcttcaggaaataaaaaagatgtcagaagcagagaagagtaaCTCTTCTGTAGTTCACCAGGTGCAGCTAGAAAGAGTTGTGAGTCAGGCTTGTGGGAAAGGACAGAATATGTCTAATATGTTACCCTTTCCTGTGGTCGAGGTAGTTGATCAGCAAGATACTAGGGCCAGACATTACCAGAACTTGGATTTCAAGTTAATAAAAGAGTTAAAGGCAGCTGTTGTGCAATATGGCCCTTCAGCCACATTCACTCAAGCATTACTGGACACAGTtgtggagtcacacttaacccccTTAGATTGGAAGACTCTTTCTAAGGCTAccctgtcaggaggagattttttgctttgggattctgaatggcgagacgccagtaagaaaactgctgCTTCTAATGCTCAGGCTGGTAACTCAGACTGGGATAGCAACATGCTTTTAGGAGAGGGTCCATATGAGGNACAGACAAATCAGATTGATTTTCCCATTGCAGTGTACGCACAAATTGCGACAGCCGCATGCCGTGCTTGGGGAAGGTTGCCAGTTAAAGGAGATATTGGTAGAAGTTTAGCTAGCATTCAGCAGGGTTCTGATGAACCATATCAGGACTTTGTGGACAGGCTATTGATTTCAGCTAGTAGAATCCTTGGAAGTCCAGACACAGGTAGTCCTTTCGTTATGCAATTGGTTTATGAGAATGCTAACGCAATTTGCGGAGCTGTGATTCAACCGCATAAGGAACAGACAGATTTGGCGGTATATGTCCGTCTTTGCACAGACATCGGGCCTTCCTGCAAGTTCTCACAGGGAACCCACGCCTAAGCAATGTTCTCGAGGAAACGAGGGAATAATGCATGCTTTAAATGTGGAAGTTTGGATCATTTTAGAAGTAATTGTCCTAAGAACAAGGGTGCCGAGGGTAGACAAACAG